A genomic region of Papaver somniferum cultivar HN1 chromosome 7, ASM357369v1, whole genome shotgun sequence contains the following coding sequences:
- the LOC113297028 gene encoding GPI transamidase component PIG-S-like: MAENSETQNSTEPLPKNDGEFDPKTMRKTKPGIKRLIMILTVLSSFILGFPFLLKTIEIYRSPLPFHDIDSLSSTLQSNPLHIPCRFQVIYLGFDAEKKLHAKKLGFMINEQMKKLTGGNPVCGGCGKDYTVSVTVDSGNVCNKNLDGGDSCLWRCGTIDSSVNLNGNDEGIDEMFRSILSRNENCESSGGKVYSVVVVNKEDDDVDGVRVVVGKYRHAWLVGKVEEMGTVSSIANVFVKFFMNGGKEEGISKNEFMPVGADGRVVLSFSLLNANPQDWIYDWDFRKIDEDLLAPVVEALAPIANLTVESQVLYHTPKSSFSFWDAKLSSYVFRTKDLPFFVNSNEWHLDTSIAAGGRSKVLQFVVYIPSADECPLRLQLPSGKVSTTNGFISPMWGGVIVWNPPKCFRSSDSTQPQKRTLTSEDLEELLEVSLGQLRQLFGLTSNNLYAGESGMSNILSSERGFTDWELDALSRQHTCFNLHSCATTLGSLSRLVQSLPRMIIKDEIGKQVKFSLEAANLAQTNASHGIYEASAVSSRQARALAEDAFFHPSIMSISYYSFEHCFAVYTPFFLPVALHVLLASAKEWRRYKQERTKYFTWISKTRAE, from the exons ATGGCGGAAAATTCAGAAACCCAAAATTCCACTGAACCGTTACCAAAGAACGACGGCGAATTCGATCCAAAAACCATGCGGAAAACTAAACCAGGTATCAAGCGTTTGATTATGATCctaacagttctttcttcattCATCCTAGGATTTCCATTTCTACTCAAAACAATTGAGATTTACCGTTctccattaccatttcatgacaTCGATTCATTATCAAGCACTCTACAGTCAAATCCATTACACATTCCATGTAGATTTCAAGTTATTTATTTAGGTTTCGATGCGGAAAAAAAACTACATgccaagaaattagggtttatgattaaTGAGCAAATGAAGAAATTAACTGGGGGCAATCCAGTTTGTGGTGGCTGTGGGAAAGATTATACTGTTTCAGTTACAGTCGATTCTGGTAATGTGTGTAATAAGAATTTGGATGGTGGAGATTCGTGTTTATGGCGTTGTGGAACGATAGATTCATCTGTTAATTTGAATGGTAATGATGAGGGAATTGATGAAATGTTTCGTTCAATTTTGAGTAGAAATGAGAATTGTGAGAGTTCTGGTGGAAAGGTTTATAGTGTTGTGGTAGTGaacaaggaagatgatgatgttgatggggTTAGAGTTGTGGTTGGGAAATATCGACATGCTTGGTTAGTTGGGAAAGTTGAAGAAATGGGTACAGTTTCTAGTATTGCCAATGTTTTTGTGAAGTTTTTtatgaatggtgggaaggaagaGGGGATTTCGAAAAATGAGTTTATGCCTGTGGGTGCTGATGGAAGGGTTGTTCTTTCATTTAGTCTTTTGAATGCTAATCCACAAGATTGGATTTATGACTG GGATTTCCGAAAAATAGATGAAGACCTGTTGGCCCCTGTGGTGGAGGCTTTGGCACCTATTGCGAACTTAACTGTAGAAAGTCAG GTTTTATACCACACGCCAAAGTCATCATTTTCTTTTTGGGACGCAAAGCTGTCTAGCTATGTCTTTAGAACTAAAGACCTTCCTTTCTTT GTTAATTCAAATGAGTGGCACCTGGATACTTCTATTGCGGCTGGTGGACGGTCAAAAGTTTTGCAATTTGTGGT ATATATACCATCCGCTGATGAATGTCCACTCCGATTACAACTTCCATCAGGCAAAGTTTCCACAACAAATGGATTTATATCCCCT ATGTGGGGTGGTGTTATTGTTTGGAATCCCCCAAAATGCTTCAGGAGCTCCGATAGTACTCAGCCCCAGAAGCGTACGTTGACCTCTGAG GATCTTGAGGAACTCCTCGAGGTTTCCTTGGGGCAGCTTCGGCAACTATTTGGTCTGACATCCAACAATCTTTATGCTGGTGAATCGGGCATGTCCAATATTTTATCCAGTGAAAGAGGCTTTACGGATTG GGAGTTGGACGCATTGTCTAGGCAGCATACTTGTTTCAATCTTCATTCTTGTGCCACAACTCTTGGATCTCTTTCCAGATTG GTTCAATCACTTCCAAGGATGATAATTAAGGATGAAATTGGGAAACAG GTGAAGTTTTCACTTGAAGCTGCAAATCTGGCTCAAACAAATGCCTCTCATGGAATATATGAAGCTTCGGCTG TCTCTTCAAGACAAGCAAGGGCTTTGGCAGAGGATGCATTCTTTCATCCATCGATCATGTCAATCAGTTACTACTCCTTTGAGCATTGCTTTGCTGTTTACACG CCTTTCTTTCTACCTGTTGCTCTACACGTCCTCCTTGCATCAGCTAAAGAATGGAGACGGTATAAACAGGAGCGCACAAAGTATTTCACGTGGATCTCCAAGACAAGAGCAGAATAA
- the LOC113292668 gene encoding UPF0481 protein At3g47200-like isoform X2 — MEAVGERGNSATGRLVHPEQGISKDEICDIVITINDHLESVYTHKSILVNSCIISRVPSHFRANHKEDLDPSWKAPGVHDDETDKTKSSVNGERAAAVGLKRYCENFLSSETGGGDSEHNGNSMITELVYEMKVMEVEARRCYSEKFNDISASEFVTMMILDGCFIVQLLHLYERSQTEDVEDPLFNIRWMVPNLHRDLLLLENQLPFAVLDKIFEITSASADDSYSLQKLALKFFNCVVPQGTKSSDKKCLFGVHPDNLLHLVRLSFVSSFTGKAKPCFQLRKEQKKLHTFREIIPPYGHNIEELIEAGGKFMCRDNHGLLDIAIKDGVLEIPPLRVDDFVGQVLLNLIAYEQCDRFLEPYFTHYVLFFCGLVRTAKDVGIMHDAGLLRHELRSDEDVVDLFKKLSKGIVVSYECDSYLSETLIQFYKTLHFTNWNKWKKKWREDYFSNPWAFSSFLAAGTLLLLTMIQTFFSIFSYVLPPS; from the exons ATGGAGGCAGTTGGTGAAAGAGGAAATTCTGCTACCGGCCGATTAGTTCATCCAGAACAAGGtattagcaaggatgaaatttgTGATATAGTTATCACCATTAATGATCATCTAGAAAGTGTTTATACTCACAAATCTATTCTTGTCAACTCCTGTATCATCAGTAGAGTTCCTAGTCATTTTCGCGCAAATCATAAAGAGGACTTAGATCCGAG TTGGAAAGCTCCCGGTGTTCATGATGATGAAACTGACAAGACTAAAAGCTCAGTGAATGGTGAACGAGCAGCAGCAGTAGGTCTAAAGCGATACTGTGAAAATTTTCTGTCAAGTGAAACGGGCGGTGGTGATAGTGAACATAATGGTAACAGTATGATAACGGAACTTGTCTATGAAATGAAGGTAATGGAAGTGGAAGCTAGAAGATGTTATTCAGAGAAGTTTAATGACATTAGTGCAAGTGAATTTGTCACCATGATGATTCTTGACGGTTGCTTCATCGTTCAGCTCTTGCACCTTTATGAGAGGAGTCAAACG GAAGATGTGGAAGATCCCCTCTTTAATATTCGTTGGATGGTGCCGAATCTTCACCGAGACCTGCTCTTGCTAGAAAATCAGCTCCCTTTCGCCGTACTTGATAAAATATTCGAGATAACCTCCGCCTCGGCAGATGACTCTTATTCTCTCCAGAAACTGGCTCTCAAGTTCTTCAATTGTGTGGTTCCACAAGGGACAAAATCATCCGATAAAAAGTGTTTATTCGGTGTCCACCCCGATAATTTGCTCCATTTAGTTCGTCTGAGTTTTGTTTCATCGTTTACAGGCAAGGCAAAGCCATGTTTCCAACTACGTAAGGAACAAAAAAAACTACAtacttttagagaaataatccctccATATGGACATAATATCGAGGAGCTTATCGAAGCAGGAGGCAAGTTCATGTGCAGAGACAATCATGGTCTATTAGACATCGCAATCAAAGACGGAGTCCTAGAAATCCCACCTCTGCGTGTCGATGATTTCGTAGGTCAGGTGCTCCTCAACCTCATTGCATACGAACAATGTGACCGTTTCTTGGAACCTTATTTTACACACTATGTGTTGTTCTTCTGCGGTCTTGTGCGTACAGCAAAAGATGTTGGTATTATGCATGATGCTGGTCTCCTTCGTCATGAGTTGAGGAGTGATGAAGACGTGGTTGATCTTTTCAAGAAGCTTTCCAAGGGTATTGTTGTCAGTTACGAATGTGATTCTTATTTGTCAGAAACCTTGATCCAGTTTTACAAAACTCTTCATTTTACGAATTGGAAtaaatggaagaagaaatggagGGAAGACTATTTTAGCAACCCGTGGGCCTTTTCATCGTTTCTGGCTGCCGGTACTCTTCTATTGCTTACTATGATTCAGACTTTCTTTTCCATTTTCTCATATGTCCTTCCTCCATCCTAA
- the LOC113292668 gene encoding UPF0481 protein At3g47200-like isoform X1, with translation MEAVGERGNSATGRLVHPEQGISKDEICDIVITINDHLESVYTHKSILVNSCIISRVPSHFRANHKEDLDPRFVSIGPLHHHKPHLIAMEDHKLRFLLRLLTDSSWKAPGVHDDETDKTKSSVNGERAAAVGLKRYCENFLSSETGGGDSEHNGNSMITELVYEMKVMEVEARRCYSEKFNDISASEFVTMMILDGCFIVQLLHLYERSQTEDVEDPLFNIRWMVPNLHRDLLLLENQLPFAVLDKIFEITSASADDSYSLQKLALKFFNCVVPQGTKSSDKKCLFGVHPDNLLHLVRLSFVSSFTGKAKPCFQLRKEQKKLHTFREIIPPYGHNIEELIEAGGKFMCRDNHGLLDIAIKDGVLEIPPLRVDDFVGQVLLNLIAYEQCDRFLEPYFTHYVLFFCGLVRTAKDVGIMHDAGLLRHELRSDEDVVDLFKKLSKGIVVSYECDSYLSETLIQFYKTLHFTNWNKWKKKWREDYFSNPWAFSSFLAAGTLLLLTMIQTFFSIFSYVLPPS, from the exons ATGGAGGCAGTTGGTGAAAGAGGAAATTCTGCTACCGGCCGATTAGTTCATCCAGAACAAGGtattagcaaggatgaaatttgTGATATAGTTATCACCATTAATGATCATCTAGAAAGTGTTTATACTCACAAATCTATTCTTGTCAACTCCTGTATCATCAGTAGAGTTCCTAGTCATTTTCGCGCAAATCATAAAGAGGACTTAGATCCGAGGTTCGTTTCTATCGGCCCTTTGCATCATCACAAACCTCATCTTATTGCCATGGAGGATCATAAACTGAGGTTTTTATTACGTTTGTTGACGGATTCTAGTTGGAAAGCTCCCGGTGTTCATGATGATGAAACTGACAAGACTAAAAGCTCAGTGAATGGTGAACGAGCAGCAGCAGTAGGTCTAAAGCGATACTGTGAAAATTTTCTGTCAAGTGAAACGGGCGGTGGTGATAGTGAACATAATGGTAACAGTATGATAACGGAACTTGTCTATGAAATGAAGGTAATGGAAGTGGAAGCTAGAAGATGTTATTCAGAGAAGTTTAATGACATTAGTGCAAGTGAATTTGTCACCATGATGATTCTTGACGGTTGCTTCATCGTTCAGCTCTTGCACCTTTATGAGAGGAGTCAAACG GAAGATGTGGAAGATCCCCTCTTTAATATTCGTTGGATGGTGCCGAATCTTCACCGAGACCTGCTCTTGCTAGAAAATCAGCTCCCTTTCGCCGTACTTGATAAAATATTCGAGATAACCTCCGCCTCGGCAGATGACTCTTATTCTCTCCAGAAACTGGCTCTCAAGTTCTTCAATTGTGTGGTTCCACAAGGGACAAAATCATCCGATAAAAAGTGTTTATTCGGTGTCCACCCCGATAATTTGCTCCATTTAGTTCGTCTGAGTTTTGTTTCATCGTTTACAGGCAAGGCAAAGCCATGTTTCCAACTACGTAAGGAACAAAAAAAACTACAtacttttagagaaataatccctccATATGGACATAATATCGAGGAGCTTATCGAAGCAGGAGGCAAGTTCATGTGCAGAGACAATCATGGTCTATTAGACATCGCAATCAAAGACGGAGTCCTAGAAATCCCACCTCTGCGTGTCGATGATTTCGTAGGTCAGGTGCTCCTCAACCTCATTGCATACGAACAATGTGACCGTTTCTTGGAACCTTATTTTACACACTATGTGTTGTTCTTCTGCGGTCTTGTGCGTACAGCAAAAGATGTTGGTATTATGCATGATGCTGGTCTCCTTCGTCATGAGTTGAGGAGTGATGAAGACGTGGTTGATCTTTTCAAGAAGCTTTCCAAGGGTATTGTTGTCAGTTACGAATGTGATTCTTATTTGTCAGAAACCTTGATCCAGTTTTACAAAACTCTTCATTTTACGAATTGGAAtaaatggaagaagaaatggagGGAAGACTATTTTAGCAACCCGTGGGCCTTTTCATCGTTTCTGGCTGCCGGTACTCTTCTATTGCTTACTATGATTCAGACTTTCTTTTCCATTTTCTCATATGTCCTTCCTCCATCCTAA